The DNA region CTTTTGCTTTAAGTGATCGCTCGGGCTCATCAGCAAAATAAACACCTTGGTTGAGGTTGAAAATTAACTCCATCGAAATACCGGTATCAATCCACTTTTGCATCGTGGCAACAGCTTTTACAACGGTCTTTTGATCAAGACTCTTATTCTCTTGATAGAACCAGAAAGAATCGGCAATATAAGGCGGTGCAATAGGTACAGTGCCCTTCGCCCATTTGTCATAAAAGAATTTGCTGTAGGCTGGCAAAATACTTGCGGTACAACCCTGCACTAGAGAAGAAGAAGTATTCGGGGCGATCGCCGTAATGTGAGAATTACGAATACCATATTCTTTGACATCAACGCTGAGGGCTTCCCAACGGTCAGTCTTGTAAGTATTTTCGCGATACCATTCGATTGGTTTTGCTCCAATCAAATTGCCCTTACTCCATTCGCTCCCCTCAAATGCGGCATAAGCACCCCGCTCTTTCGCCAGGTCTACAGAAGTACGAGTGCAATAGTAACCAATATCTTCAAATAAACGGTCAATTTCATCAATGTTGCTGTAACGGAGTTTCCGTTTTGCGAGCCAATCCGCTAGACCCATCGCACCAACACCGATTGTGCGGTAACGCTTGTTGTGAATACTGCTGTCTTCGAAAGGCGTATTGGTAATTTCGATGGTGTTATCGAGGAGCCGTACCGCAATTTCACAGACTTCACCTAGTTCCTCATCGCTAATATTGGCGAGATTTAGAGAATCTAAATTACAGGTATGGGCAAATTTACCGGGGACAACATTAGAAAAAGATTCGACACAGAGGTTAACGCCGGGAATATAGCCTTCATGTTGGTTCGGGTTAGCGCGATTGATTGTGTCCTTAAAGGCAACATAGGGCATCCCTGTCTCGATCTGCGATCGCATGATTTCTTTAAACAGGTGACGGGCATCAATACGTTTGTAGAGCTTAATTTCTTTGTCGAGACTGGCCTCGATCTGACGGTAGGCCGCATCAAATTTTTCACCCCAAAGCTCTGCTAACTCAATGCCTAGTTTTTGCTGAACTTCGAAGGGATCCACTAGTGTCCAAGATTCTTCATTTTCGACGCGACGCATAAATTCATCAGTCGCGACAATCTGTGGGAAGACATCATAGGCTTTGCGACGCTGATCACCATTTTCGGTCTGCATCTCCAAAAATTCCGGCACATCTAAATGCCAAACATCGAGAGAGACTGTAATCGCCCCTGCTCGTCTGCCACCCTGATTGACGGCGATCGCCGTGTCATTGAGTAACTTAATCCAAGGAATCACACCGCCAGAGGCATTCTCTTTGCCCATCACTTTACTGCCAGTCGCGCGAATTCGACTGACATTACAGCCAACGCCACCACCATTTTTAGAGATGCGGGCAGCATTGGTGATTTCGCGGAAAATACTTTCGAGGTTGTCCTCCATCGCAATGATGAAACAGCTCGATAGAGAACCATTCGGAACGCGTAAATTCGCTAAGATTGGCGTCGCTAGAGAAACCTTCCGAGTGGCGATCGCCTCATAAAATTTCTTCGCCCACTTCAATCGATTCTCTGGCTTTTCAGGCAGTGCAAGAAGCAATGCACAGGTTAAAAATGCTTCCTGAGGCAACTCATGATCCAGCAGATAACGCTTCGTGAGGAGTACCGCGCCCGCATAGTCATAGTCCATATCCCAATCGGATTTTAGCCAACTATTCGCTTCCTCTAATTCTGTGGCGGAATATTGCAACAGGCGGTCATCATAAGCACCTTCTGCCACTTTATCCGTGACCAACTGAGCGTAGTTGCCATATTGATAGCCGCGCTCAACTAAAGTATCTTTCCACAAACTCCAGATATGCAAACGGCCTGCAACGTATCGCCAATCTGGTTCTTCTGGGCTACACATTTCCAACGCACATTGGATCAAATTTTCTTGAATTTCTCTGGTGGTAACCCCATCCTTGAGACGCGTTTTGAGGCCAGCTTCTAATTCAATCGTATTCGCATCAAGACCTTGACAAGCCCATTCCACAACATCGCGAATTCGAGACACATCGAGGGGCGATCGCTTCCCATTGCGCTTGACAACGTAAATAGTAGCCTCTTTAGCGGGGGTAGAAGGCTGTGGTGAATGGGTTACGCTCTCGCTAGTGTAGGGTTGCGTGGTCTTAAGCATAAAACTGACTGTTAGTGATTCCAGTAATCAGTTTAGCGGAAAATACCATATTGGTAGTGCTAAATGAACAGATTTTTTATTCTTTGCCCCTACATAAAGTATCAATAATCCTGTACTGATAAGATTAGTAAATATTCTAATAAAAAGTCCCGATATTAAACGCCATACGGCATTGTCAACTTAACTGAAGATGCTAGGAATGTAGCTACTATTTTTCTGTAAGAGCGGCTGTTTCTCATTTAGGCAGCTCTCTCTAAGCGTGTTACTTCCTGCCAACTCTCTATCCGTTGGCTCAGTCGCCAGATAGATTAAGACACTCCATAATGGTTTTGCAGACAGGCTCAGAATTGAGATTCACATGACGTATCAAACTAAATGGCTACTGCTATATCTGCTGGCTTAACTTGCCTACGACGAAGGTGGTTGGCAGAGGTTTGAGCAAACTTATGACACCATTGGCGGATAGTTTCATAAGTGATATCAATGCCGCGGTATTGCATCATCTTTTGGATATCGCAGTAGCTCAAGGAAAATGTGTAGTAGAGCCAGATGCAATGGCAGATTATCTCGCTCGGATAGCGATGTCTTTTGTAGAAATGATTCATTAGCTCATCCTACAGAATCTTCGCAATGAGAACCTTTCACTTAAGTTGACAATGCCGTCCATTGCTATATCTCGCTCACTGTCCGTCAAGCTACTAGAATATGGCGTTTCTTCCCATTCTAGCCTTTCTCAGAGCTCTCAAATGAGTTCTATATATTTACTTGTCTAAACTGTAAGATAGAGACGTTTTATTCGCTTTGGGGACAATATGAGCCGTTCGCTGCCAATCTCCGCTTATTATCACCAACGTACAAAATACGACCCCGAAACGATCGCCCAGCGTGGCAAACAACTGGATTGGTCAAAGCAACCCAGCCCATTTAAAGCTTACAAAATTGGTACAAGCTACGATCTCAAGCCTTACTTAGAACTCGATAAGAACGAACCAGAGTGGGAAGCCCTGTCATTTTTTCTTCTGCTCAGCTACGGACTGACTGCCAAAATTGCGACAGGTGGCGGCCAATCCATGTATCTCCGGTCGGCTCCCTCTGCTGGGGGACTGTATCCCGCTGAGGTTTATCTCATCTCCAGAGGGACTGAGCTTTTACCCGCTGGTCTTTATCATTACCAACCCCAAACCCATAATCTCTTGCGGTTTTGGGATGATCACTGCTGGGCAGAACTCCGGGAAGCCTGTTTTCTTCATCCAGCTCTCGAAAAAACACAATTGGCTCTGGTGACCACTGCAATCTTTTATCGGTCAGCTTGGCGTTATGAAGATCGAGCCTATCGTCGCGTTTTTCTTGATACGGGTCATCTCCTCGGTAATTTCAATCTGGCAGCGTCGATTCATGGATTTCGACCCCATCTCATCGGTGGGTTTAGCGATCGCCTCATGGATGAGTTGTTATATCTCGACGGTGAAGCGGAATCGGTTACTAGTGTGCTCGCCTTGAATACCAATCCCCAAAACTCTAGTTTTGGTCGCACAACTTTGCCGTCACCCGCCATGCTGGATTATCCAGAGTTGGATGATGGGGAGTTATTATCTGCGCTTCACCAAGCCTCAAAAATTATCACCAAGGCATCTGTCCCGCCCCGGCAACCTGATGCCCTCGAAGATAAATATAATTTTCCCTTTGGATTAAAGGTTTCCCTCGCCAGTATCTCTGCTGAGACTCGCTACAGTACTCGCATTGATTGGGGAGAGGACTTAGAAGAGCTTGAGGAAACAATACTCAAACGCCGTTCGACGCGAGGTTATACCGGAGAAGCATTAACCTTTGATGAACTAAAACAACTTCTGAACTTTACTTACCACCCTGAAGATTATGGTGAGCAGGGTTTGATGGATGACCCAGATTATTTTGACCTGAGTTTAATCGAAACATTTGTGGCAGTTTCCGGTGTGGAAGGGCTCGATTCGGGTTGTTATTATTACGCGCCAAAGGCTCAAGAATTAAGGCAAATTCGGTTTAAAAACTTCCGCGAAGAGTTGCATTATCTTTGTCTCGGCCAAAATCTTGGGCGGGATGCTGGCGCCTTAGTTTTCCATACAGCAGATCTTGCCTTGGCTGTCTCTCGGTATGGCGATCGCGCGTATCGATATCTTCATCTTGATGCAGGTCAACTCGGACAAAGGTTTAATCTGGCTGCGATTCAGTTGGGCTTAGGTGTGAGTGGCATTGCGGGTTTCTTTGATGATCAAGTGAATGATGTGTTGGGCATTCCTGATGATGAAGCGGTGCTATATATCACGACTTTGGGCGTTCCACGTGATCAGTAAAACATAGGATGTGGGCATCCATTGAAGTCTAAAAAAGTCGTGGAATATTTAAAGAATAGGTGTTGACAGAGACCTGAGGTGGCGCACAAGCAATTCGAAAACCAACCGAATCTACCTGAAAGTCGAGATCGATAACGTATCGAAATGCTGACCGACAATATCTAGGGTGATTGAACCAGGAGCCGCCACGGAGCACTTTTGCCTCTTGATTTTCTGAGTGTTGCCATGCGCTAGCGTCCTGTGGAGCCTCTTCATAATTTCTGTGATAATCGTCTTCACACCACTCCCAGACATTACCGTGCATATCGTAGAGTTGAAAATTGTTTGAGTCGAAAGATCCTACGGGTGTTGTTCGTCCGCGAAATTTTTCTATAGTGTTATTACCGTAAACTTCGTTCGCATTGAAGTTCGCAATTTCGCCATTTATCGTTTGGCCGAAATGGAAAGATTTATAGTAATGCTTGTTCCAGTTTTCTGGGGTCATTTCCGCAGCCATATGTTTGCCTACAACCCCACGACAGGAGTATTCCCACTCCGCCTCGGTCGGTAAACGATATTGGATTTTGGATTCTTTACTTAAGCGCGCACAAAATTCCTTCGCATCTAGCCATGACACTTGTTCAACGGGTAGATTATCTCCCTCAAACTTTGATGGCTTTGCGTCAAGTTCTCGCTCAATCGGTCTCCAGCCTGCCACAACTTTCCACTGAGCTTGG from [Leptolyngbya] sp. PCC 7376 includes:
- a CDS encoding formylglycine-generating enzyme family protein, with the protein product MLEIIHYKEILVEEPEEIAIDMTKIDGGGFWMGTSEAEIDRLRKEYGNDWYQNESPQHWVEVPEFFLGKYPITQAQWKVVAGWRPIERELDAKPSKFEGDNLPVEQVSWLDAKEFCARLSKESKIQYRLPTEAEWEYSCRGVVGKHMAAEMTPENWNKHYYKSFHFGQTINGEIANFNANEVYGNNTIEKFRGRTTPVGSFDSNNFQLYDMHGNVWEWCEDDYHRNYEEAPQDASAWQHSENQEAKVLRGGSWFNHPRYCRSAFRYVIDLDFQVDSVGFRIACAPPQVSVNTYSLNIPRLF
- a CDS encoding SagB/ThcOx family dehydrogenase, with product MSRSLPISAYYHQRTKYDPETIAQRGKQLDWSKQPSPFKAYKIGTSYDLKPYLELDKNEPEWEALSFFLLLSYGLTAKIATGGGQSMYLRSAPSAGGLYPAEVYLISRGTELLPAGLYHYQPQTHNLLRFWDDHCWAELREACFLHPALEKTQLALVTTAIFYRSAWRYEDRAYRRVFLDTGHLLGNFNLAASIHGFRPHLIGGFSDRLMDELLYLDGEAESVTSVLALNTNPQNSSFGRTTLPSPAMLDYPELDDGELLSALHQASKIITKASVPPRQPDALEDKYNFPFGLKVSLASISAETRYSTRIDWGEDLEELEETILKRRSTRGYTGEALTFDELKQLLNFTYHPEDYGEQGLMDDPDYFDLSLIETFVAVSGVEGLDSGCYYYAPKAQELRQIRFKNFREELHYLCLGQNLGRDAGALVFHTADLALAVSRYGDRAYRYLHLDAGQLGQRFNLAAIQLGLGVSGIAGFFDDQVNDVLGIPDDEAVLYITTLGVPRDQ
- a CDS encoding ribonucleoside-diphosphate reductase subunit alpha, whose amino-acid sequence is MLKTTQPYTSESVTHSPQPSTPAKEATIYVVKRNGKRSPLDVSRIRDVVEWACQGLDANTIELEAGLKTRLKDGVTTREIQENLIQCALEMCSPEEPDWRYVAGRLHIWSLWKDTLVERGYQYGNYAQLVTDKVAEGAYDDRLLQYSATELEEANSWLKSDWDMDYDYAGAVLLTKRYLLDHELPQEAFLTCALLLALPEKPENRLKWAKKFYEAIATRKVSLATPILANLRVPNGSLSSCFIIAMEDNLESIFREITNAARISKNGGGVGCNVSRIRATGSKVMGKENASGGVIPWIKLLNDTAIAVNQGGRRAGAITVSLDVWHLDVPEFLEMQTENGDQRRKAYDVFPQIVATDEFMRRVENEESWTLVDPFEVQQKLGIELAELWGEKFDAAYRQIEASLDKEIKLYKRIDARHLFKEIMRSQIETGMPYVAFKDTINRANPNQHEGYIPGVNLCVESFSNVVPGKFAHTCNLDSLNLANISDEELGEVCEIAVRLLDNTIEITNTPFEDSSIHNKRYRTIGVGAMGLADWLAKRKLRYSNIDEIDRLFEDIGYYCTRTSVDLAKERGAYAAFEGSEWSKGNLIGAKPIEWYRENTYKTDRWEALSVDVKEYGIRNSHITAIAPNTSSSLVQGCTASILPAYSKFFYDKWAKGTVPIAPPYIADSFWFYQENKSLDQKTVVKAVATMQKWIDTGISMELIFNLNQGVYFADEPERSLKAKDIFDTLVMAWKEGCKAIYYIRTVQKDDFKEGSDGCVACAN